In a single window of the Sorangium aterium genome:
- a CDS encoding thermonuclease family protein, with amino-acid sequence MAGLLPEFRRFIDYVSLVSRRRGLRRELPGDSFVAEVVRTVDGDTLRVRDERGVTHPVRMLSIDTPETHFLGASQGHWAEVAAERLSELLPDGAEVEIQTDEQPFDAYGRVLGYVLSRGRLINRQMLEEGLATTYIVAPNLRHARELSEAARRSFAERRGMFSDPSVLLPYEFRWRMRGHSSAKLVGSLSRGEVYDLAERERVPVWDRVFFFNAKDVKAPFFRVTPERHRRDG; translated from the coding sequence ATGGCAGGATTGCTTCCGGAGTTCCGGAGGTTCATCGACTACGTGTCTCTTGTCTCCCGGAGGCGGGGGCTGCGCCGGGAGCTGCCGGGCGACAGCTTCGTCGCCGAGGTGGTGAGGACGGTCGACGGCGACACGCTCCGCGTGCGCGACGAGCGCGGCGTGACCCATCCTGTCCGGATGCTCTCGATCGATACGCCGGAGACGCACTTCCTCGGCGCCTCGCAAGGTCACTGGGCCGAGGTGGCCGCAGAGCGGCTCTCCGAGCTGCTCCCTGACGGCGCCGAGGTCGAGATCCAGACGGACGAACAGCCGTTCGACGCCTACGGCCGCGTGCTCGGATACGTCCTTTCGCGAGGTCGGCTCATCAATCGGCAGATGCTCGAGGAGGGCCTGGCGACGACCTACATCGTCGCCCCGAACCTCCGTCATGCCCGGGAGCTCTCCGAGGCCGCGCGGCGGAGCTTCGCCGAGCGCCGCGGCATGTTCAGCGACCCCAGCGTCCTGCTCCCGTACGAGTTCCGGTGGAGGATGCGAGGCCATTCGAGCGCGAAGCTCGTCGGCAGCCTGTCCCGAGGCGAGGTGTACGATCTGGCGGAGCGGGAGCGGGTCCCCGTCTGGGATCGGGTATTCTTCTTCAACGCGAAGGACGTCAAGGCGCCGTTCTTCCGCGTCACGCCGGAGCGGCACCGGCGGGACGGCTGA
- a CDS encoding cytochrome B6, with product MNANPPPGPATPRTSYLPVVDKEPFAELVARMKADKPAVMKRHQTLLEARYDLANRPAPGVTMSRGKPVQGGVRVKLEKGTTWESLAALTPDAIRDQGLWPQGFLPLPHPNQPEGGMVFPKLQIDELKRQTGRDLTRFDLDFDLPDHLISEFPAPIYLTTRPDLGDVSKGQLVTIDNFYELFNGILNPKQLEGLRLLVTPFPQMQFNATSDRRSEKASLGVACFDCHANGHTNNATHLVGDIRPQEFRHRVDTPTLRGVNIQRLFGSQRALKTVEDFTEFEQRAAYFDGDIVIAVKKGINILDRGHQVHAMSEFQEILDFPPAPKLALNGRLDPAKATPEELRGEAVFNGKGQCATCHVAPYYTDNLMHNLRAERFFKPVLINGRMATADGPIKTFPLRGIKDSPPYLHDGRLLTLEDTVEFFNLVLGTKLTAQEKADLTAFLRVL from the coding sequence ATGAACGCGAATCCGCCGCCCGGCCCCGCCACGCCGCGCACGAGCTACCTGCCGGTCGTCGACAAGGAGCCGTTCGCCGAGCTGGTCGCCCGGATGAAGGCCGACAAGCCCGCGGTGATGAAGCGCCACCAGACGCTGCTCGAAGCGCGGTACGACCTCGCCAACCGCCCTGCGCCGGGGGTCACCATGTCGCGCGGCAAGCCCGTCCAGGGCGGCGTCCGGGTGAAGCTCGAGAAGGGGACGACGTGGGAGTCGCTGGCGGCGCTCACGCCCGACGCCATCCGGGACCAGGGGCTCTGGCCGCAGGGCTTCCTGCCGCTGCCCCACCCGAACCAGCCGGAAGGCGGGATGGTCTTCCCGAAGCTCCAGATCGACGAGCTGAAGCGCCAGACCGGGCGCGATCTCACGCGCTTCGATCTCGACTTCGATCTTCCGGATCACCTCATCTCCGAGTTCCCGGCGCCGATCTACCTCACGACGCGGCCTGATCTCGGCGACGTCTCCAAGGGGCAGCTCGTCACCATCGACAACTTCTACGAGCTCTTCAACGGCATCCTGAACCCGAAGCAGCTCGAGGGGCTCCGCCTGCTCGTCACGCCGTTCCCGCAGATGCAGTTCAACGCGACCTCGGACCGGCGCTCGGAGAAGGCGAGCCTCGGCGTCGCCTGCTTCGATTGCCACGCGAACGGGCACACGAACAACGCGACCCACCTCGTGGGCGACATCCGGCCGCAGGAGTTCCGTCACCGCGTCGACACCCCCACGCTGCGCGGCGTGAACATCCAGCGCCTCTTCGGCTCGCAGCGCGCGCTCAAGACCGTCGAGGACTTCACCGAGTTCGAGCAGCGAGCGGCGTACTTCGACGGCGACATCGTCATCGCCGTGAAGAAGGGCATCAACATCCTGGACCGAGGCCACCAGGTGCACGCGATGTCCGAGTTCCAGGAGATCCTCGACTTCCCCCCGGCGCCGAAGCTCGCGTTGAACGGGCGCCTCGACCCCGCGAAGGCCACGCCGGAGGAGCTCCGCGGAGAGGCCGTCTTCAACGGCAAGGGCCAGTGCGCGACGTGCCATGTCGCGCCGTACTACACGGACAACCTGATGCACAACCTGCGGGCGGAGCGCTTCTTCAAGCCCGTGCTCATCAACGGGCGGATGGCGACCGCGGACGGCCCCATCAAGACGTTCCCGCTGCGCGGCATCAAGGACAGCCCTCCCTACCTGCACGATGGGCGCCTGCTCACGCTGGAGGACACGGTGGAGTTCTTCAACCTCGTGCTCGGCACGAAGCTGACGGCGCAGGAGAAGGCCGACCTCACGGCGTTCCTCCGAGTGCTCTAG
- a CDS encoding TetR/AcrR family transcriptional regulator yields the protein MTARQKTPHATGASLIWERPEPALRPAPGPLSRDRIVRAAIALADAEGLAAVSLRKIGASLDAGPMRLYGYLDTKEELLELMVDAVYGEMASAGPIPGDWREALRTIAHRTRRAAREHGWFIDLLGGRPHLGPNALAHLEASLAALSGAPGFEDIDAVMMAVGTVNAYVMGAIRAEANELRAEVASGMDQTEWQRASEAYIRRMIATGRFPTLAKVVEDATHPPADAAFDRGLDCVLDGIAARLSCGAAAGRGLRERR from the coding sequence ATGACCGCACGGCAGAAGACACCGCACGCGACCGGCGCCTCCCTCATCTGGGAGCGCCCGGAGCCGGCGCTCCGTCCCGCTCCCGGGCCGCTGAGCAGAGACCGGATCGTGCGCGCCGCGATCGCGCTCGCCGACGCGGAAGGCCTCGCCGCGGTGTCCCTGCGCAAGATCGGGGCGTCGCTCGACGCGGGCCCGATGCGCCTCTACGGCTACCTGGACACCAAGGAGGAGCTGCTCGAGCTCATGGTGGACGCGGTGTACGGGGAGATGGCGTCCGCAGGGCCGATCCCCGGCGACTGGCGCGAGGCCCTCCGGACGATCGCCCACCGCACCCGTCGGGCCGCCAGGGAGCACGGGTGGTTCATCGATCTGCTGGGCGGCCGCCCCCACCTGGGCCCGAACGCCCTCGCGCACCTCGAGGCCTCGCTCGCCGCGCTGAGCGGCGCTCCGGGCTTCGAGGACATCGACGCCGTCATGATGGCGGTCGGGACCGTCAACGCCTATGTGATGGGCGCCATCCGCGCCGAGGCCAACGAGCTGCGCGCGGAGGTCGCGAGCGGCATGGATCAGACCGAATGGCAGCGGGCGTCGGAGGCGTACATCCGCCGGATGATCGCCACCGGCCGCTTCCCGACGCTCGCCAAGGTGGTCGAGGACGCCACCCACCCGCCCGCCGACGCCGCGTTCGACAGGGGTCTCGACTGCGTGCTCGACGGCATCGCGGCGCGCCTCTCCTGCGGAGCGGCAGCGGGAAGAGGCCTCCGCGAGCGGCGGTAA
- a CDS encoding FAD-dependent monooxygenase — protein sequence MHIESTSVLVVGGSLVGLSAAVFLAWRGVRTVLVERHAGSSPHPRAIGYTPRTLELYRAVGLGPHIPQVPPGFRLRRARVESLAGKWFEEVPWTPGEQAAPAIERSPCAGAAIAQDRLEPRLRDRAIELGADVRLGTELTRFEQDPGGVTAWLRGRDGREVALRASYLVAADGHRSAIREALGIGRAGRGHIRTARSVLFRAPLEEYLRTGVTQFAIEQPGFSAFLTTYGDGRWVLIFWDDEERDAATLRALISRAIGRPDLEVEIVTTGRWEISALVADRFTSGRVFLAGDAAHTLPPNRGGYGANTGIEDAHNLAWKLSAVLSGASTPELLDTYDAERRPIAWLRHDQIFAREDYKAHAGGTAGGAPIIDDDAMELGQLVRSTAVLGAGDGLPPALRPEQWAGQPGTRAPHAWVVRGGERLSTLDLLQRRWVLLTEDARWCPAAAQVGEQLGIELECVRIGADVLPSDEGAFSRAFGLGAGGASLVRPDGYVAWRSVDLPEDPRGALADALGRVSSAARRAGELAALK from the coding sequence ATGCACATAGAATCGACGTCGGTGCTCGTGGTCGGGGGCAGCCTGGTCGGCCTGTCGGCCGCGGTGTTCCTGGCCTGGCGAGGGGTGCGCACGGTGCTGGTCGAGCGGCACGCTGGCAGCTCGCCGCATCCACGCGCGATCGGCTACACGCCGAGGACGCTGGAGCTCTATCGCGCGGTCGGGCTTGGACCGCACATCCCGCAGGTGCCGCCCGGCTTCCGGCTGCGCCGGGCTCGGGTCGAGAGCCTCGCGGGGAAGTGGTTCGAGGAGGTCCCGTGGACGCCCGGTGAGCAGGCGGCGCCCGCGATCGAGCGCTCGCCGTGCGCTGGCGCCGCGATCGCCCAGGATCGCCTCGAGCCCAGGCTTCGAGACAGGGCGATCGAGCTCGGCGCCGACGTGAGGCTCGGGACCGAGCTCACCCGCTTCGAGCAGGACCCGGGCGGCGTGACCGCCTGGCTGCGCGGGCGCGACGGGCGAGAGGTCGCGCTGCGCGCTTCCTACCTGGTGGCGGCGGACGGCCACCGCAGCGCGATCCGCGAGGCGCTCGGGATCGGCCGCGCCGGGCGAGGGCACATCAGGACGGCGCGCAGCGTCCTCTTCCGGGCTCCGCTCGAGGAGTACCTTCGAACGGGGGTCACGCAGTTCGCGATCGAGCAGCCGGGCTTCAGCGCGTTCCTCACCACGTACGGCGATGGCCGCTGGGTGCTGATCTTCTGGGATGACGAGGAGCGCGACGCGGCGACGTTGAGGGCGCTGATATCCAGGGCGATCGGCAGGCCGGACCTGGAAGTCGAGATCGTCACCACCGGGCGCTGGGAGATCAGCGCCCTCGTCGCGGATCGATTCACGTCCGGCAGGGTGTTCCTCGCCGGGGATGCCGCGCACACGCTGCCGCCCAACCGGGGTGGTTACGGCGCGAACACGGGCATCGAGGACGCCCACAACCTCGCGTGGAAGCTGTCAGCGGTCCTGTCGGGCGCGTCGACGCCGGAGCTGCTCGACACGTATGACGCCGAGCGGCGCCCGATCGCGTGGCTCCGGCACGATCAGATCTTCGCCCGGGAGGACTACAAGGCGCACGCGGGCGGGACCGCCGGAGGCGCGCCGATCATCGACGACGACGCCATGGAGCTCGGACAGCTGGTCCGATCGACGGCGGTGCTCGGCGCCGGCGACGGGCTCCCGCCGGCGTTGCGGCCCGAGCAATGGGCGGGTCAGCCCGGCACGCGCGCGCCGCACGCGTGGGTGGTGAGGGGTGGCGAGCGGCTGTCGACGCTCGATCTGCTCCAGCGACGCTGGGTGCTGCTCACCGAGGACGCGCGGTGGTGCCCCGCCGCAGCGCAGGTCGGCGAGCAGCTGGGCATCGAGCTCGAATGCGTCCGCATCGGCGCGGACGTGCTGCCATCCGATGAAGGGGCTTTCAGCAGGGCGTTTGGCCTCGGGGCCGGGGGAGCATCGCTGGTCCGCCCGGACGGCTACGTGGCGTGGCGCTCGGTCGACCTGCCCGAGGATCCGCGCGGCGCGCTCGCCGATGCCCTCGGGCGGGTATCGTCCGCCGCGCGCCGCGCCGGCGAGCTCGCCGCCCTCAAGTAG
- a CDS encoding adenylate/guanylate cyclase domain-containing protein produces the protein MALSTFAERAPHPAHARFIVAAWFAMLAVFIVANGALLAVTRASGRDASFIARALTYATLTAELASNQLVMHATGTLVSPAALYIVMFVALYRIFLGFRFGLFTAVLGSCLYCGVGTLELTGVIPSPPSFSPPFPHLFYAEPAAAAAVMADMSAGIFLVFFASNYAVNQTAKLHRYLTESVLRRYLPPSLVERAAHGELRMDAEPERRVVTVMFTDLVGFTSLSERLGAEAVGRLLNQYLSTVADVAHAHGATVDKFVGDAVMMVFGAPDLLDPPEQARRCVALARDLQATLPSLGDGVRLVARAGINTGDAVVGNFGSLAHSDYTVIGPAVNIAARLETASEPGRILIGESTAKLLDGAVPLEAAGELRLKGVAAPVRAFYVK, from the coding sequence TTGGCATTATCGACATTTGCGGAGCGCGCTCCTCACCCGGCGCACGCGCGCTTCATCGTGGCCGCCTGGTTCGCCATGCTGGCGGTCTTCATCGTCGCGAACGGGGCCTTGTTGGCGGTCACGCGGGCCTCGGGGCGGGACGCCTCGTTCATCGCTCGCGCGCTGACGTATGCCACGCTGACCGCCGAGCTCGCGTCGAACCAGCTCGTCATGCATGCCACCGGAACGCTGGTGTCGCCGGCGGCCCTGTACATCGTGATGTTCGTCGCGCTGTACCGGATCTTCCTCGGCTTTCGGTTCGGCCTCTTCACTGCGGTCCTCGGCTCCTGTCTGTACTGTGGCGTGGGCACCCTCGAGCTCACCGGCGTGATCCCGTCGCCTCCATCGTTCAGCCCGCCTTTTCCACACCTCTTCTATGCTGAGCCCGCGGCCGCGGCGGCCGTGATGGCCGACATGTCCGCCGGCATCTTCCTGGTTTTCTTCGCGTCGAACTACGCGGTGAATCAAACCGCCAAGCTCCATCGCTACCTCACGGAGTCCGTCCTCCGACGCTACCTGCCGCCGTCGCTCGTCGAGCGCGCTGCGCACGGAGAGCTGCGGATGGACGCCGAGCCCGAGCGGCGGGTGGTGACCGTGATGTTCACCGACCTCGTGGGGTTCACATCGCTGTCGGAGCGGCTCGGCGCCGAGGCCGTCGGGCGGCTGCTCAACCAGTACCTGTCGACGGTGGCTGACGTGGCGCACGCGCACGGCGCCACGGTCGACAAGTTCGTCGGGGATGCCGTCATGATGGTGTTTGGAGCCCCCGATCTTCTCGACCCGCCCGAGCAGGCGCGTCGCTGCGTCGCGCTCGCGCGCGACCTTCAGGCCACGCTGCCGAGCCTGGGTGATGGTGTTCGCCTCGTCGCCCGCGCTGGCATCAACACGGGTGACGCCGTCGTGGGCAATTTCGGGTCGCTGGCGCACTCGGACTATACCGTCATCGGGCCTGCCGTGAACATCGCCGCGCGGCTCGAGACGGCGAGTGAGCCTGGCCGTATCCTCATCGGCGAGAGCACGGCGAAGCTGCTGGACGGCGCCGTACCGCTGGAAGCCGCCGGCGAGCTCCGGCTGAAGGGCGTGGCCGCGCCGGTGCGAGCCTTCTACGTCAAGTGA
- a CDS encoding SGNH/GDSL hydrolase family protein: MSTSTSPLLVRRGAFGTFARGIPLVGLLLVGSMACSSASDGSSDDSTGSGGGASSSSSGGPQTTSTGEGSGVSSTTSGAGSTTTAATSGSGGEASSSSSSSAEGAGGASSSSSAAETSSGSGGSPETGFQPCPATGPCKILPLGDSITFGLGFDGGYRVELFHLATQDGHEVTFTGTQQMNGPAMVDGKPFPRNHEGISGETIQQIANRVPTPALRDVPHIVLLHAGTNDMYQSPNGADTRLGALIDELIAGAPDALIVVSNIIPFPSGANAVSTYNAKVPGVVQERANKGAHVIFVDQFKDFPTSELGDGVHPNKAGYARMAGVWYDAISDYLR, from the coding sequence ATGTCTACCTCGACCTCTCCGCTGCTCGTCCGCCGTGGCGCATTCGGCACCTTTGCCCGCGGGATTCCGCTCGTGGGCCTTCTCCTGGTCGGCTCTATGGCCTGCTCCAGCGCTTCGGATGGGTCGTCCGATGACTCGACTGGCTCCGGAGGAGGTGCTTCTTCTTCTTCCTCCGGCGGCCCCCAGACGACGAGCACGGGCGAGGGCTCGGGCGTCTCCTCGACCACGAGCGGAGCTGGCAGCACGACGACGGCGGCGACCAGCGGCTCGGGCGGCGAGGCATCTTCCAGCAGCTCGAGCAGCGCCGAAGGGGCTGGGGGCGCGAGCAGCAGCAGCAGCGCTGCGGAAACCTCGAGCGGCAGCGGGGGCTCGCCCGAAACAGGGTTCCAGCCTTGCCCTGCGACGGGCCCTTGCAAGATCCTGCCCCTCGGGGACTCGATCACCTTCGGTCTCGGCTTCGACGGCGGGTACCGGGTCGAGCTCTTCCACCTTGCCACGCAAGACGGCCACGAGGTCACGTTCACGGGCACGCAGCAGATGAACGGCCCCGCGATGGTCGACGGCAAGCCGTTCCCCCGCAATCACGAGGGCATCAGCGGAGAGACCATCCAGCAGATCGCCAACCGTGTGCCGACCCCGGCGCTCCGCGACGTGCCGCACATCGTGCTGCTCCATGCCGGCACCAATGACATGTATCAAAGCCCGAACGGCGCCGACACCCGCCTGGGCGCCCTCATCGACGAGCTGATCGCCGGCGCGCCCGACGCGCTGATCGTCGTGAGCAACATCATTCCTTTCCCGAGCGGCGCAAACGCGGTCAGCACGTACAACGCCAAGGTCCCCGGGGTGGTCCAGGAGCGCGCCAACAAGGGCGCGCACGTCATCTTCGTCGATCAGTTCAAGGATTTCCCCACGTCCGAGCTCGGCGACGGGGTCCATCCCAACAAGGCCGGCTACGCCCGCATGGCGGGCGTCTGGTACGACGCGATCTCCGACTACCTGAGGTGA
- a CDS encoding helix-turn-helix domain-containing protein, which yields MTAEFSTKYGAALTGSDWVGLPLRIGHVPESGRLEGLSAESDAVLVWTGGPSQVDIRFAEPSSGEVREHSFERLSGMMDLLPRRTRLYSVAWRGRPSVCTSVNFPEASMLALCASPSGVLVPEREPRFGLVDAHVVDLVHRLQAQAAGQEYFGAVYVQSLCLALASYLSARYGAGSGAEISLRNASLSRSQRTQIEKFVDSELSSNFGLVDLAGLVGYSPDHFSRLFKNAFHQTPHQYVISRRIERAMTMLQDERLSIAEIALECGFSNQGHLTTAFKRRTGTTPGAYRKK from the coding sequence ATGACCGCGGAGTTTTCAACGAAGTACGGGGCGGCTCTCACCGGATCGGACTGGGTGGGGCTGCCCCTCCGGATCGGGCACGTGCCCGAGAGCGGCCGGCTCGAGGGACTCTCGGCGGAGAGCGATGCGGTCCTGGTCTGGACGGGAGGCCCCTCGCAGGTCGACATCCGCTTCGCGGAGCCGAGCTCGGGCGAGGTCCGGGAGCATTCCTTCGAGCGGCTCTCGGGAATGATGGATCTCTTGCCGCGGAGGACCAGGCTGTACAGCGTCGCGTGGCGGGGGCGGCCCTCCGTGTGCACGTCGGTGAACTTCCCCGAAGCATCCATGTTGGCGCTCTGCGCGTCTCCGTCCGGCGTGCTGGTCCCGGAGCGGGAGCCGCGGTTCGGTCTGGTGGACGCCCATGTCGTCGACCTGGTCCATCGCCTGCAGGCGCAGGCCGCGGGCCAGGAGTACTTCGGGGCCGTCTACGTGCAGTCGCTCTGCCTGGCGCTGGCTTCCTACCTATCCGCGCGGTACGGAGCGGGATCAGGGGCGGAGATCTCGCTGCGCAACGCGAGCCTCTCGAGGAGCCAGCGCACCCAGATCGAAAAATTCGTGGACAGCGAGCTCTCCTCGAACTTCGGGCTGGTCGACCTGGCGGGGCTGGTGGGCTACTCGCCGGACCATTTCTCGCGCTTGTTCAAGAACGCCTTTCACCAGACTCCGCACCAGTACGTCATTTCACGCCGCATCGAGAGGGCGATGACCATGCTCCAGGACGAGCGGCTGTCCATCGCGGAGATCGCCCTGGAGTGCGGCTTCTCCAATCAGGGGCACCTCACGACGGCGTTCAAGCGCCGCACGGGAACGACGCCCGGCGCGTATCGTAAGAAGTGA
- a CDS encoding polysaccharide deacetylase family protein: MSNAMRWLSDLLAAPWATRPFTPMMHGHSTIIVMHRLADPDRGIEGLDPRALRRALQFLRRERYPIVPLERVFRSLAGEEPPIDRGVAFTMDDGTIDQATVAAPIFAEFDCPATIFVVSGYLDGDLWCWWHRVEHVFETTRRRELSVTMDGLRHVIRLDDGVPRALLARRFMERCKRVPETEKLRAIERLAAAAEVDLPARPPARYAPMSWDDVRACEARGITFGPHTVTHPVLSRTSDAQSKHEIHVSWARLRAEARRPVPVFCYPNGHVGTDFGPRECATLRRLGFLGAVTNWPGDYATVDGFRSSADAPFSVPRIDFGADHRSFIRSVSGVLRTKHVLQRQLALRGAAAPVDPGPTLDGSQDEAQRPSASPVE, from the coding sequence ATGTCGAACGCAATGCGATGGCTCTCCGATCTCCTCGCCGCGCCGTGGGCGACGAGACCATTCACGCCGATGATGCACGGACATTCGACCATCATCGTGATGCATCGGCTCGCGGACCCGGATCGCGGGATCGAGGGCCTCGATCCACGGGCCCTCCGGCGCGCGCTGCAGTTCCTGAGGCGCGAGCGGTATCCGATCGTGCCGCTCGAGCGGGTGTTCCGGAGCCTCGCGGGCGAGGAGCCGCCCATCGACCGGGGCGTCGCCTTCACGATGGATGACGGCACGATCGACCAGGCGACGGTCGCCGCGCCGATCTTCGCGGAGTTCGATTGCCCGGCCACCATCTTCGTGGTGAGCGGCTATCTGGACGGCGATCTGTGGTGCTGGTGGCACCGCGTGGAGCACGTGTTCGAGACGACGCGGCGCCGCGAGCTCAGCGTGACGATGGACGGCCTCCGCCACGTCATCCGCCTGGACGACGGCGTCCCGCGGGCGCTGCTCGCGCGGCGCTTCATGGAGCGGTGCAAGCGCGTACCCGAGACCGAGAAGCTCCGCGCCATCGAGCGGCTCGCCGCCGCGGCCGAGGTCGATCTCCCGGCGCGCCCTCCCGCGCGTTACGCGCCCATGTCGTGGGATGACGTCCGCGCGTGCGAGGCGCGCGGCATCACGTTCGGTCCGCACACCGTCACCCATCCGGTGCTCTCCAGGACGAGCGACGCGCAATCGAAGCACGAGATCCACGTGTCCTGGGCGCGCCTGCGCGCCGAGGCCAGGCGCCCGGTCCCCGTCTTCTGTTATCCGAACGGGCATGTGGGGACGGACTTCGGTCCTCGCGAGTGCGCGACGCTTCGCCGGCTCGGCTTCCTGGGAGCCGTGACCAACTGGCCTGGCGACTATGCGACCGTCGACGGATTCCGTAGCTCTGCGGACGCGCCGTTCTCGGTACCCCGGATCGACTTCGGCGCGGATCACCGGAGCTTCATCCGCTCGGTGTCGGGCGTCCTGCGGACCAAGCACGTGCTGCAGCGGCAGCTCGCCCTGCGAGGCGCGGCGGCGCCGGTCGATCCGGGCCCGACGCTCGATGGATCTCAGGACGAAGCCCAGCGCCCGTCGGCCTCGCCGGTCGAGTGA
- a CDS encoding glycosyltransferase has product MEVRTYRGIEARVLKDPRTSRRLAIAHVVSSFQTGGAEQVVVDLAASQRAAGHDVLAVAIAEDPDGPRAEQLRRRGVEVRLVPKCPGFDATLTARLAALFATKGVMLVHAHNHLSLIYAAPAGWLHRVPVIHTKHGVSQDMHGRRWLRRAASAFVDAHVAVSQPTAAVVLGRREVDPPKLHVVVNGVDLSRFAPDPAARARVRAELAIPRDAWVVGSVGRLSPVKNHALLVRAAATSLPRNGRVLLVGEGAERGRLDALARELGVSERVLFAGERHDVPALLAALDVFALPSLSEGLPLALLEAMAAGLPAVATDVGGVSTVLVHGETGYLVPSDEVAPLAARLSELHANPARAAQMGRCGRRLALRRHSAIRMAERYMDLYALLLLRRSQRVAAVRPSAVLARIWGANQAPRATTAAPRRDDRRALDEHPTSRSPAPPAS; this is encoded by the coding sequence ATGGAGGTACGGACCTATCGCGGTATCGAGGCTCGTGTTCTCAAGGATCCACGGACCTCGCGGCGGCTCGCCATCGCGCACGTGGTGAGCAGCTTCCAGACCGGCGGCGCCGAGCAGGTGGTCGTCGATCTCGCCGCGTCCCAGCGCGCCGCGGGCCATGACGTGCTGGCGGTCGCGATCGCGGAGGATCCAGACGGCCCGCGCGCGGAGCAGCTCCGGCGGCGCGGGGTCGAGGTGCGCCTCGTGCCGAAATGCCCGGGGTTCGACGCGACGCTCACCGCCCGCCTCGCCGCGCTGTTCGCGACGAAGGGCGTCATGCTCGTCCACGCGCACAACCACCTTTCGCTCATCTACGCGGCGCCCGCCGGATGGCTGCACCGGGTCCCGGTCATCCACACGAAGCACGGCGTGTCCCAGGACATGCATGGACGGCGCTGGCTGCGCCGCGCCGCGTCTGCGTTCGTCGATGCCCATGTCGCGGTGTCGCAGCCGACCGCCGCGGTCGTCCTCGGCCGGCGCGAGGTCGACCCGCCGAAGCTGCATGTCGTGGTGAACGGCGTCGATCTATCGCGGTTCGCGCCGGATCCTGCGGCCAGGGCGCGGGTGCGGGCCGAGCTCGCGATTCCGCGAGACGCCTGGGTCGTCGGGAGCGTGGGGCGCCTCTCTCCCGTGAAGAACCACGCTTTGCTCGTGCGCGCCGCCGCGACGTCGCTGCCCCGGAACGGACGGGTGCTCCTCGTCGGCGAGGGCGCCGAGCGCGGGCGGCTCGACGCCCTCGCGCGCGAGCTCGGGGTGTCCGAGCGCGTGCTGTTCGCAGGGGAGCGCCACGACGTGCCGGCGCTCCTCGCCGCGCTCGACGTGTTCGCGCTGCCGTCCCTGTCGGAGGGCCTGCCGCTCGCGCTCCTCGAGGCGATGGCCGCTGGGCTTCCGGCCGTTGCGACCGACGTGGGCGGCGTATCGACCGTGCTCGTCCACGGGGAGACGGGCTACCTCGTGCCGTCCGACGAGGTAGCGCCGCTCGCTGCAAGGCTCTCGGAGCTCCACGCCAATCCGGCCCGCGCCGCGCAGATGGGCCGGTGCGGCCGGAGGCTCGCGCTCCGGCGCCACTCCGCCATCCGGATGGCCGAGCGCTACATGGATCTGTACGCGCTGCTTCTCCTGCGGCGCTCGCAGCGTGTCGCCGCTGTCCGCCCGAGCGCCGTGCTCGCCCGGATCTGGGGCGCGAACCAGGCGCCGCGCGCGACCACCGCCGCCCCGCGCCGCGACGACAGGCGAGCTCTCGACGAGCACCCGACGTCGCGCTCGCCGGCGCCGCCCGCGAGCTGA